A DNA window from Pogona vitticeps strain Pit_001003342236 chromosome 2, PviZW2.1, whole genome shotgun sequence contains the following coding sequences:
- the LOC140703813 gene encoding uncharacterized protein LOC140703813: MMKRRRIAQQHLGQHGQELITKEENRELKIQVGRSGHHMKELTQRRNHINKCNLSRHRITHKGKELYPCMECGKSFNRSDTLRLYQRTQTGKKPHKCMECGKSFSQSSHLKLHQRTHTGEKPHKCMECGKGFSQSGGLRSHQRTHTGEKPHKCKECGKSFSTIGNLRKHERTHTGEKPHTCMECGKSFSQSGDLKLHQRTHTGEKPHQCMECGKSFSRSGGLRSHERTHTGEKPNKCMECGKGFSQSGDLRLHQRTHTGEKPHKCMECGKSFSRSGGLRSHERTHIGEKPYRCIECGKRFSSNGALRLHQRTHTGEKPHQCMECGKSFSQSSNLRLHQRTHTGEKPHKCMECGKRFTVNCHLRLHQRTHTGEKPHKCVECGKSFSQSGVLKSHERTHTGEKPHKCMECGKSFNQSGVLMYHQRTHTGEKPHKCMECGKSFIHSGALRLHQRTHTGEKPHKCMECGKSFSRTGHLRSHERTHTGEKPYKCMECGKSFRENVHLRLHQRTHTGLKPHKCIECGKSFRHSGTLRLHQRTHTGEKPHKCMECGKSFSLSFNLGTHQSAHIGEKPHK; this comes from the coding sequence ATGATGAAGAGaagaagaattgcccagcaacatctggggcaaCATGGGCAGGAACTCATAaccaaagaagaaaacagagaattgaaaatccAAGTTGGCAGGAGTGGAcatcacatgaaagaactcacgcAGCGGAGAAACCACATAAACAAATGTAATCTCAGTAGACATCGTATAACTCACAAAGGGAAGGaactgtatccatgtatggaatgcggaaagagcttcaatcggaGTGATACCCTTAGGTTATATCAAAGGACTCAAACTgggaagaaaccacataaatgcatggaatgtggaaagagctttagtcagagtagtcaccttaagttacatcaaaggactcacactggggagaaaccacataaatgcatggaatgtggaaagggatttagtcagagtggtggcctgaggtcacatcaaaggactcacacaggggagaaaccacataaatgcaaggaatgtggaaagagctttagtacaATTGGTAACCTtagaaaacatgaaagaactcacactggggagaaaccacatacatgcatggaatgtggaaagagctttagtcagagtggtgatcttaagttacatcaaaggactcacacaggggagaaaccacatcaatgcatggaatgtggaaagagctttagtcggagtggTGGCctgaggtcacatgaaagaactcacactggggagaaaccaaataaatgcatggaatgtggaaagggctttagtcagagtggtgatcttaggttacatcaaaggactcatactggggagaaaccacataaatgcatggaatgtggaaagagctttagtcggagtggTGGCctgaggtcacatgaaagaactcacattggagagaaaccatataggtgcatagaatgtggaaagcgCTTTAGTAGCaatggtgcccttaggttacatcaaaggactcacacaggggagaaaccacatcaatgcatggaatgtggaaagagctttagtcagagtagtaaccttaggttacatcaaaggactcacaccggggagaaaccacataaatgcatggaatgtggaaagaggttcaCTGTAAATTGTCACCTTAGGttgcatcaaaggactcacactggggagaaacctcataaatgtgtggaatgtggaaagagctttagtcagagtggtgtcctgaagtcacatgaaagaactcatactggggagaaaccacataaatgcatggaatgtggaaagagctttaatcagAGTGGTGTCCTGATGTATCATCAAaggactcatactggggagaaacctcataaatgtatggaatgtggaaagagcttcattcacAGTGGTgcacttaggttacatcaaaggactcacactggggagaaaccgcataaatgcatggaatgtggaaagagctttagtcggactggtcatcttaggtcacatgaaaggactcacactggggagaaaccatataagtgcatggaatgtggaaagagcttcagagaAAATgttcaccttaggttacatcaaaggactcacactgggttgaaaccacataaatgtatagaatgtggaaagagctttaggcACAGTggtacccttaggttacatcaaaggactcacactggggagaaaccacataaatgcatggaatgtggaaagagctttagtctgaGTTTTAATCTTGGGACACATCAAAGTGCTCacattggggagaaaccacataaatga